The Deltaproteobacteria bacterium genome segment CGATCGGGGATGCCGTCGGTCATGCGCGGAAGCTCCTGGGGCGCGCGTCGCGAGCAGGGCGAAGGTAGCGCGGCCGGGCGTCCGGCCGCCTCGGGGGATCCGGCCGGTCCCGGACGCGGCGCGCCGTGGTATCGTCGCGCCGGGCGCGCCTCCCGCGCCCGACTCCAGTGCGCAGCGGGTCGCCCTCCCCCGGACCCGAGGCCAATGCCGTCCCTGGCCGCCCCGGCGCGCCGGGGCCCGGCGCGCGGCGAAGGGTCTCTTGGCGACGGTCTACAGCCACTCCCGCCTGTCGAGCTTCGAACACTGCCCGCGCCAGTTCCACTATCGCTACGTCGAGCGCCGGGCCGTCGACACCGAGGGCATCGAGGCCTTCGTCGGCAAGCGCGTGCACGCGGTGCTCGAGCGGCTGAACCAGTTCGTGGAGCGCGGGCTCGTGCCGCCGCTCGCGAAGGTGGTGGGCCGCTTCCGCGCCGAGTGGGAGGCGCACTTCGATCCCGCGCGGATCCGCATCGTGCGCAGCGAGAACCCGGCCGCGGCCTACCGCGAGAACGGCGAGCGCTGCCTCGCCAACCACTACCGCCGCCACTACCCCTTCGACCGCGACGAGACCCTCGGGATCGAGGCGCACCTCGCGTTTCCGCTCGACGAGGCGGGCAGCTACCGGATCCAGGGCTTCGTGGACCGCCTCGCGCGCGCGCCGGACGGCGCGATCGAGGTCCACGACTACAAGACCGGCCGCTGGGTTCCCTCCCAGGAGCAGCTCGACGCGGACCGCCAGCTCGCGCTCTACCAGCTCGGGGTCCAGGCGCGCTACGGAACCGACACTCCCGTGCGTCTGGTCTGGCACTACCTCCTGCGCGACCAGGTGCGCGTCTCCACCCGCACCCGCGAGCAGCTCGACGCCCTGCGCGCCCGCACCATCGAGCTGATCGATCGCATCGAGTCCGAGCAGGCCTTCGACCCCCGCCCCGGCAGCCTCTGCACCTGGTGCGAGCACAACGACGTCTGCCCCGCGATGGGAGCCCGCAAGGCCGCCGCCGCTCCCGCCGCCACCGCCGCTCCCGCCGCGCCCCGCCAGCTCCCCCTCCTCTGAGGACCGCGCGGATCGCGCGGGAGAGCGGGCGCGGCCGGGTCGGCTAGGCTGCCCGCATGGCGCTGCGCATCGAGCGGATCCCCACCCTGTCCGACAACTACAGCTATCTGCTGCTCTGCGAGGAGAGCGGCGAGGCGGCCGTGGTGGACGCGCCCGAGGCCGAGCCGGTCGTGAAGCGCGCCGACGCGCTCGGCGCGCGCGTGACCCGGATCCTCTCCACCCACCACCATCCCGACCACGCGATGGCGAACCCGGAGCTCGCGGAGCGCTGGAAGGTTCCGGTCTTCGGGCACGCGTCCGACGCGGGCCGCCTGGCCGGCTTCACGAACGGGCTCGAGGAGGGCGACACCGTCCCGGTCGGCCGGCACCACGCACGGGTGCTCTTCATCCCTGCCCACACGCGCGGCCACATCGCCTACGTCTTCGACCAGGCCCGGGCCGCCTTCACCGGCGACACGATGTTCGCGGGCGGCTGCGGCCGGCTCTTCGAGGGAACGCCCGAGATGATGTTCGCCTCGCTCCAGAAGCTCGGCGCCCTGCCCGACGACACGCGGATCTTCTGCGGCCACGAGTACACCGAGTCGAACCTGGTCTTCGCCGCGCACCTCGAGCCGGACAACGCGGCGGTGCGCGAGAAGCTCGCCCGCGTGCGCGCGCTGCGGGCGCGCCGGGCCGCCGACTGGCACGACGCCACGCCCGGCGAGATGACGATCCCGTCCACGATCGGCGAGGAGCGCGCGACGAACCCCTTCCTGCGTGCGGCCGACGCCGCCGAGCTCGGCCGCCGCCGCGCGCTCAAGGACTCGTTCCGGGGCTGAGATGGCGCGCCCCGTCCTGCTCGCCCCGGCCGGCGCCGCCTCCTCCACTCTCGAGCATCGCGTCGCGTTCTACGAGACCGACGCGATGGGCGTCGTCCACCACTCGAACTACGTGCGCTTCCTCGAGCTCGCACGCGTGGTCTGGATGGACGAGCACGACCGCCCCTACCGCGAGTACGCAGCCCAGGGCCTGCACTTCGCGACCACCGCCGTGGAGCTCCGCTACCACCGCAGCGCCGGCTTCGACGACCTGCTCGCCGTGACCACCTGGATGGAATGGCTCCGGCGCGCCTCGCTGCGGATGGCCTACGAGATCCGCCGCGCCGGCACGCTCGTCGCCAGCGGCGCCACCGAGCACGCGATGGTCGACCTCGAGGGCCGCCCGCGCGGCATCCCGCCGGAGCGGCGCGCGGTCCTGCTCACGCGGATCGGCGCCGCGCCCCGGAGCTGAGCCCCTACGGCCGGAGCGCCTTCGGGAGCACGCGGCGCAGCAGGCCTCGCACCTGGCCCTCGGCCCAGCCGCTCGCACGCTGGATCGCGTCGAGCGCGTCGCCCTGTCCGGACCAGTGCGAGCGCACGACGTCGGGATGGACGTAGTTGAGGACGCGCGAGAGCGTCGCCGCCACGATCAGCAGGTCGTCGAGCAGGCCGAGCGGCCCGAAGAGCGCCTCCGGGAGCAGGTCCACCGGCGAGAGCACGTAGCCGACCCCGAAGAGCGCGATCGCCTTGCCGCCGGGCGGAACGCGGGGATCGCGCAGCAGCCGGAAGAGCAGCACGGTGAGGTCCGGCAGCAGCAGCAGCACGTCGCGCACGCCCGAGCGGCCGCCCGGGTGCGGCGCCACCAGCGCCTCGCGCACGCGGTCGTAGAAGCGCCTCTCGCGCGGGTTCAGGTCGATCGTCACGTGGCGGTCGCTCATCCCGCGATGGCCTCCCCTCCGTCGACGCGGATCACGTTGCCGGTGACCCAGCCGCAGCCCGGCTCCGCCAGCGCCACCAGCGCGCCGGCCACGTCCTCGGGCTGCGTGAGGCGCCCGCGCGGGTTGCGCACGCGCGAGAGCTCGAGCATCCGCTCGGAGCCCGGGATCTTGCGCACGGCCGGGGTGTCGGTGACACCCGCCTGGATCGCGTTGGCACAGGCCTCGAAGGGTGCGAGCTCGATCGCGAGCTGGCGGACCGCCGCCTCGAGCGCAGCCTTGGCCACGCTGACCGGCCCGTAGCTCGGCCAGGCCCGGCTCGAGCCCTCGCTGGTCATCGCGAAGACGCGCGCGCCGCGCTCGAGCAGCTCCGCCCCGACGAGCGCCTGCGTCCAGTCGACGAGGCTCGTCGCCATCACCTCGAGCGTCATCGCCATCTGTTGCGCGCTCACCACGCCGGCGGCGTCCTTGGCGATCAGCGGACGCAGCGTCCCGAACGCGAGCGAGTGCAGCAGCACCCGCACGCCGGGCCCACCGCACCGCTCTTCCGCGAGCGCGCCGATCACCTCGGCGCGTCGCGCCGGGTCCGCGGCGTTCACGTTGAACCAGAGCGCGCGCCGGCCCGCGGCCTCGACGTCGGCCCGGACGGCCGCGGCGAGGGGCAGCGTCGCGCGCCGGTCGAGGTGCACGCCGGCGACGTCGAGCCCGGCACGCGCGAAGGCACGCGCCGCCGCGGCGCCGAAACCGCTCGACGCTCCGAGGATCAGGCACCAGCCCGGCGCGAGGCCCATCCGCTCTCCTCCGTCAGCCCGCTCGTGTCACGGCTGGAGCACGCCGGCGAGCGCGCGGCCCTCGGCGCCCGCGAGCGGGACCTCGAGCAACGCGGCGAGCGTCGGCGCGACGTCGATCTGCCGCAGCTCCGGCACCCGCACCGCCGGGCGCAGCCCGGCCCCCCACGCCACGAGCCCCGTCGCCATGCGTGGCTCGCCGGGAGCGTACCCTCCCGCCGCCCGCTGCGAAGCCGGGCCGAGCCGCGCGCCCTCGGCCCCGTCCTCGAACACCCAGCCGGGCGCCGCGTCGATCCCGAACCACGCCTGGGGATCCGCGCCGCGCGCCAGCATCTCCTGCGCCGAGACGACGTGGAAGGCGCCCGTCTGGCCGGCCGCCTCCTCGAGCGCGCGGCGCGCGAGGAGCGCGTCGTCCTCCTGCCGCGCGTAGACGAAGGCGCTGCCGCCGTTGCTGCGGGCGAGGGCATTCCAGCGCACGACGGAGCCCCCCTGCGTGGTGATCAGGCCCACCTCCGCGAGCACGGCGTTCGGGCGTACGGCGGTGTGGACGGGGAGCGTGCCGTGGTCGCCGGTCACGACGAGCGCGCTGCTCGCAAGCCGCCCGGCGCGGCCGAGGCAGTCGACCAGGCGGCCGAGCTCGGCGTCGGCTCCGGCCACCGCCGCCTCCGCCTCGCGCGAGCCCGGCGGCGCGGCGGCGCGTGCGATTCCGGCCTGTGCGAGCACGAGCCCGAGCAGCCGCGGCGGGCTCGCGCCGGTGAGGAGGGCGCAGGCCGCCCGCACGAGCGCGGCGTCGCGTGCTGCGCCCGGCTCCGCCGGCGCGTCCGGAAGCGACTGCGCCACCGGCGATCCGTCGGTCCCGGGCCAGTCGAAGGCCGCTGCGGCACCGCCCCCGCGCCCCACCGCCTGCCAGAGCGTCTCGCCCTCGATCGCGCTCGCCGGGAGCGGCCGCGGCGCGCCGACGCCGTTCGCCTCGAGCGGCCGCAGCGCGAAGGCGCCGTGCCGGGCCGGGCTGCGGCCGGTCGCGAGCGAGACGAGGGCGGGCAGCCCCGCCGGCGGGAACACCGGATGGAGCACCTCGACGGCAACGCCGCCCCCGGCGAGCGCGGCGAGCCGGGGCGCGAGGGCCGCAGCGGCCGGCGCCGGGAGGAAGTGCGCGGGCTCGAGCCCCGGGATCGCGACCAGGACGACGCGTTCGGGCCGGCGCGGCAGGCGGTCGGCGGCCGGCAACGCGGCCTCGTCACGCGGGGCTCCCGTGAATCCACCCGGGCCACCCGCGCAGCCCGAGGCGACGGCAAGCCCGACCAGCGCAGCGGTGCGCACCGCCGCCCCCCAGCGCCGGCGGATCATGCGAGCGCGCACCGGGACGTCAGGTGAAGACCCCCCTGCGCTCCGCGAGCCCGCGCGCGAAGAGCGCCTCGATCGCCTCGCGCACGCGCGCGACCTGCTCCTCGATCACCGCGTCCTCGTCGGTCGGCGAGCCCTGGAAGTGCATCGGCTCGCCGAAGTAGATCCGGTACTTGACCGGCAGGGGCAGGAGCCCGAGCGGGCCCAGCCACGGGAAGGTCGGGGTGATCGGGAAGGCGGGCATGCCGAGCGCCTGGCCGAGCCCGCGCAGATTCGCGAGCCCCGGCTGCTGCTCCTCGGAGCCGACCACCGCGATCGGCACGATCGGCACCTGGGCCGCGAGCGCGAGGCGCAGGAAGCCGGTGCCGAAGCGCTGGAGCCGGTAGCGGTCGCGGTAGAGCTTGTTCATGCCGCGCACGCCTTCCGGGAAGACCAGCACCGCCTCGCCGGCGTCGAGCATCTCGCGGCAGGTCTCGGGCGTGCCCGCCACCGCGCCGCCGCGCGCGGCGAGCTCGCTCACGAAGGGCAGCTGCGGCACCCAGTACTCGGCCATGCTGCGCAGGATGCGCGGCGGGTCGGCCTCGAGCAGCATCGCGGTCATGACCATCGCCGCGTCGAAGGGGAGCTGCCCGGCGTGGTTGGCGATCAGCAGCACGCCGCCCGGTGGAACCTGCTCGATGCCCGCGGTCTCCACCCGGAACCAGTAGCGGTAGAGCAGGAGCACGGGGAGGATCGACTGGCGCACGCTCTCCGGATGCAGGCCCCAGGGGTCGAAGCCGAACTCGTTGAGGCGGGTCGGGATCTTCCGGATGCGGTCGTCCACCTCGTGGAGGAGGTCGCGGGCGGCGAGCGGGAGCAGCGCGCCGCCGAGGTCGCCGAGCGCGCGCTGCCAGCCGGGTCGCGGGCTCATCGTCGCACCCTCAGCGCCGCACGCTGTGGAAGATCTCTTCGAGCCCGAACAGGGGCCGGAATCCGGTCGCGTCGGCGAAGCGCTTGCCCGACAGCGTCACCGGATACTTCACGTAGTCGATCGCTCCGGACGGATAGGGCACGACGCCCCACGCGAAGAGGCGGTCGAGGAGCGGGCGCAGGATCGGCTCGGGGATCGGCCAGGCGGTGCCGCCGCTCTCACGGATCGCCACCGACAGCGGCGTCGCACCCGGCCCCACGACGTTGAAGACGCCCTGCAGCCCGTGCTCGAGGGCGAGCGCGATCGCCTCCGAGACGTCCTCCTCGTGGATGAACTGGAGCATCGGGTCGAAGCCCATCACGGTCGGGACCCGGCGCTGGCGGAGGTACTCGCCGATCATCGAGTGGACGTAGTACCCGAGCACGTTGACCGGCCGGAGCACGGAGGTGCGGATGTGGGGGTACTTCCAGATGAAGGCGGAGGCGAGCGTGTCCACCTCGACGAGGTCGCGGATCTCGGGATAGGAGCGGCTCGCACCGAGCGGATGGTCCTCGTCCATGTAGAAGGGGTTCTCGGGGAAGGCGCCGTAGACGTAGCTGCTCGAGATGACGACGAGCTTCTGGACGCCGTAGCTCACGCAGTGGTCGAGGAGCTGCTTGGTGCCGCGGACGTTCACCTCGTGGCGGATCCGGTCCGGCAGCCGGAAGTGGCGGACGAAGCCCATGTGGACGAGGGCCGTCGGCTGCTCGGTGCGCAGCACGTCCTCGAACTTGCGCTTGCGCAGGTCCACCTCGTGGACCGTCACGCCCTTCGGGCGCCCCTCCCAGGGAACACGGTCGGCACCGGTCACCTCCCAGGTGTCGAGGAGCCGCCGGGCCAGCAGACGGCCCTGGCCGCCGGCAATGCCGGTGATGAGCACCTTCTCCATGGTGGCGGGTTTTCCATGGTAGCGACATTTCCATTGATTCTCCGGGTAGTTGCGAGCCGAGAGTATCGTCCGGACCGGGCCCGGGCCAGACCCATCTCGCGGCTCTCGTGGTATAACCCAACCCGAACGACCCCCCGGAGGGATGTGCTTTGGTGGCGCCGACGGCGCGCTTCGAGGAGATCCGGATCCCGCTCGAGGAGCCGCAGCACGAGCTTGCGGCGGTCTCGGGCGTGCTCGGCGTGCCCGAGTGGTGGCCGACGGGCGCGCGGATCGGCGTCGTGCTCGCGCACGGTGCGGGCCGCGACATGACCGACCCGCTCGTCGCGGGCCTCCATCGGGGGCTCACCGAGCGCAGGTCGCTCACGCTGCGCTTCAACTTCCCGTTCGCGGAAGCGAAGCGCCCTCGCCCCGACAGTCTGGGCGTGCTCGAGCGCACCTTCCGCCAGGCGGCGGCGCTGCTCGGCCGCGATCCCACGGCGGCGCCGGCGCATCTCTTCGTCGGCGGGATCGGGCTCGGCGCGCACGCGGCGGCGCAGGCGGCCGCGCGGCTGCGCGTGAACGGGGTCTTCCTGATCGGCTACCCGCTCCACAGCCGCGACCACCCGACCCGGAACGTGAAGGCCGACGCCCTCTACCGGCTCGTCTCCCCGCTCCTCTTCATCCAGGGCACGCGCGACCGCAACTGCGACCTCGACGCGCTGCGCGCCACCCTGACGAGGGTCGGCACGCTCAAGACCCTGCACGTGGTCGAGGAGGCCGACGGCGCCATGGCCGTGCCGAAGCGCTCGGGGCGGCCCGCCGAGGACGTGACGCGCGAGCTCCTCGACGCCCTCGACTCCTGGTTCCACCAGGTCGTCGAGGGCCCCTAGCGAGAACAGGAGCGCAGGTGAGCGAAGCCGGCGACGAGCTCTACTTCGTCCAGGCTCCCGTCGGGGAGATGGCGAACCTCGCCTACCTGATCGGCAGCCGCTCGACGCGGGAGGCGCTGCTGGTGGACCCCGCCTGGAGCGTGGACGCCCTGCTCGACCGCGCCGAGGCCGACGGGATGCGCGTGGTGGGCGCCCTGGCCACCCACTACCACCAGGACCACGTCGGGGGCTCCCTCTTCGGGATGTCGATCGAGGGCCTGGGCCGGCTGATGGCGCGCCGTCCCGTGCCGGTCCATGTGCAGGCGCACGAGGCCGAAGGCGTGCGGCGGGTGACGGGCGTCTCGGCTTCGGATCTCGTCGCACACGAGGGCGGCGACGTCCTCGAGCTCGGCCGCGTGCGGGTGCGGCTCCTCCACACGCCCGGGCACACCCCCGGCTCGCAGTGCTTCCTCGTCGAGAGCGGCGCGGGCCCCGGACGGCTCGTGTCCGGCGACACCCTGTTCCTGAACGCCTGCGGCCGCGTCGACCTGCCCGGCGGCGACCCCGAGGCGATGTTCCGCAGCCTCGACGGCGTGCTGAAGCGGCTTCCCGACGAGACGATCCTCTATCCCGGCCATCTCTACGCGCCCGAGCCGTCCGCGACGATGGGCGAGCAGAAGCGCACGAACCCCTACCTGCGCGCCGCGACCGTCGATCAGTTCCTGACCTTCGTCGGCTTCTAGCCGGCGGGCTTCGGTCGCCGCGGCTCGCTGCGCATCCGCCGACGCGCGTGTCAGTCTCCTCGAGCGGAGCAGCCAACTTCGCGATTTGCTGCGGCTTTTCGACTTGCGGTCAGCTTGCGGCCCCTACCTGCGTCCGTTAGCGTTCGCCGTCCTTTCCGTCCCGGAGCGCCCGCTCCGGCGCTCTCCCGCCCGCATCGGAGGCCCCCGGTCCATGAAGATCATGGTCTGCATCAAGCAGGTCCCGCACCAGGACGCGCGTCTCGACGTCCGCGGCGACGGCACCTGGATCCAGGACGAGAACATCAAGTTCGAGATCAACCCCTACGACCAGAACGCCCTCGAGGCGGCGCTCCAGCTCAAGGACGCGGGCGGCGGCGAGGTGGTGGTGGCCTCGATCGGGCCCGAGCGGGTCACGCAGTCGCTGCGCACCGCGCTCGGCATGGGTGCGGACCGCGCGATCCACGTGAAGGACGCGGCCGCCGACGGCTCGGACGCGCTCGGCGTCGCCAAGCTCCTGGCGGCGCTCGCCAAGGCCGAGAGCCCCGACCTGATCTTCACCGGCTTCATGTCCGACGACGGCAACATCGCCGCCGTCGGCCCGATGCTCGCGACCCTGCTCGGGATCCCGCACACGACCACCGCCGTGAGCCTGAAGAAGGAGAACGGCACGGTGCAGGTGGAGCGCGAGCTCGAGGGCGGCGCCCTCGAGGTGGTGGACCTGAAGACGCCCTGCCTCGTGACGACCCAGACCGGCATGAACCAGGTCCGCTACGCGTCGCTCAAGGGCATCATGGCCGCCAAGAAGAAGCCGATCGACGTCAAGACGGTTGCCGATCTCGGCCTCGCCGGGCAGGTGGGCGCCGGCGCGGCGAAGGTCCGGATCGAGAAGCTCTACACGCCGCCCAAGGGCCAGGGCGCCGAGATCGTGTCGGGCTCGGCGGACGAGGTGGCGGGCAAGCTGGTCGGCAAGATCAAGGAGCTGGGGCTCCTCTAAGCCTCGCCCCGAAGGAGACACGCGATGGGTTCGATCCTCCTGGTGGCGGAGATCCAGAAGGGCAAGCTGCGCGAGGCCAGCCTCGAGCTGGTCAGCGTGGCGCGCAAGATCGGCGAGGCGACCGGCCGCGAGGTCAAGAGCCTGGTCGTCGGCCAGGGCGTCTCGGGGATCGCCGAGGAGCTGGCCAAGAAGGGCGGCGGCGAGGTGTTCCTCGCCGACGACGCCGCGCTCGCCAACTACAGCGTCGACGCCTACCACGCAGCGGCCAAGGCGGCGATCGCAGCCGGCTCGCCCGAGATCGTGCTGCTCTCGAACACGCCCACGGGCTGGGACCTGGCGCCGCGGCTCGCGGCTGCGCTCGACGCGGCGTTCGTGTCGGACTGCTTCGACGTCGAGGTGGCGGGGGCCGAGCTGGTGTTCCTGCGCCGCTTCTTCAACGGCAAGCTCGACGCGCGGCTGCGCCCGGTGGGCCTGCCGATCGTCGCCACGATGCAGCCGGGCGCGACGGCGGCCTTCAGCGGCTCCGCCGACGGCAAGGTGACGGCGCTCGCGGTCTCCGTCGGCGAGGGTGGCACCCGCTTCGTCGAGACCAAGGTGGCCGAGGCCAAGGGCGTCGACCTCACCAAGGCCGAGGTCATCGTGTCGGGCGGCCGGTCGCTCGGGGGTCCCGAGAAGTTCCAGGAGGTGATCAAGCCCCTCGCCGACGCGCTCGGCGGCGCGATGGGCGCCTCGCGACCGGTGGTCGATGCCGGCTGGCTGCCGCACGAGTACCAGGTCGGCTCCTCCGGCCAGATCGTGGCGCCGAAGCTCTACATCGCCTGCGGCATCTCGGGCGCGATCCAGCACCTGGTCGGCATGAAGGGGTCGAACTTCGTCATCGCGATCAACAAGGATCCCGATGCTCCGATCTTCGAGGTCGCGAACCTCGGCGTCGTGGGCGACCTCTTCGAGGTGGTGCCGAAGCTCACGGAGGCGGTCAAGGCCGCCAAGGGCTGATCTTCTTTCGTTGACACCACGGACCCCAGGGAGTACCAAGGACGGGTCGGCGAACGCACGTCGTCCCCCCATGGCTGCTCCCGCTGCTCCTCCGTCTGCCGCTCCGCGGTCATCGCCGCCGACGCGAGAGAAGGGTGCAGGCCCGCGAGCTGGCGTCGCGGGCCTGGTGAAGGGCCGGGGGGTCCCATTCCGCGACGCATTGCGGTGCTCAACGAGAAGGGCGGCAGCGGCAAGACCACGCTCGCTGCCGGATTGGGCGCGCACCTGGCGCTGTGTGGCGGCCGGCGCGTGCTCGCGATCGACATGGACCCGCAGGGGCAGCTCGGCAAGGTGCTGGGCGTGGAGGTGCGGCAAGCCCGCCGCAGCGCGATCGAGCTGCTCGTGGACGCGGTGCTCGGCCCGCCCTCGGGCGCCGGGGAGGAGGCCGCCCCGGCGCGGGCGGCCGAGCTCCCGATCCTGCCGACACGGATCCCGCGGCTCGACGTCGTGGTGGCCCACAAGGCGCTCGGGCTCGCGCCCGCCCTCGGCGCCGGCGAGCCGGAGCCCACGGGGCGCCTGCGCCGGCGCCTCGACGCGGCCCGGGGCCTCGCCCCCTACGACTACGTCCTCGTCGACGGCCCCCCGAGCTTCGGCCTGCTCACCTTGAACGTGCTGCGCGCGGTGGACGAGGTGGTGGTGCCGGTTCCGCTCACCTTCCTCGCGCTCGACGGCTGCGCGGAGCTGGTGCGCACGATCGAGAGCGTGCGCACGCGCTACGACCATCCGGGGCTGCGCATCACGATGGTCGTACCGACCTTCCATCGCCGCACGCGCCTGGCTGCCGAGGTGCTGGCGGCGCTCGAGCAGCGATTTCCCAAGGAAATCGCACACACGGTCGTCGGCTGGCACGTCAAGATCGACGAAGCGCAGGCCCGCGGGCTCTCGGTGTTCGAGTACGCGCCGGGGGACCGGGGCGCGCGGGCGCTGGCGGCGCTCGCGCAGGAGCTCGAGGCGCGCACGCCGGCGGGAGCCACCTAGGCACGCGGAGTCGGGGGAGGATGAGCGCACCCACGAACGGGGACTCGCGGCGGCAGCCGCTCCGGCTCGGGGACCCGTTCGCGCCGGTGGTCGGGCCCGATCCGCTCGCGCCCTGGCTCGATGCGCTCGACCGGCGGGCGCCCGGCGCCGAGCTGCGGGCCGCGCTCGCCGTCGAGGTCGCGGCGCCCGAGCCGGAGCCGCCGGCCGCGCCGCCGCCGGCACCGGCACCTGCCCCGCGCCCGGCCGACCTCGAGCTCGACGAGGACTGGCAGCGGCTCGCGCGGCGCGTCGGCGAGGAGCCGGCGCGCCGGCTCGCGCTGGTGGCGTCGGGCGTCGAGGGCTGGGATCGCTTCGGCCTCTCGCCGGGCGCGCTCCGCCAGGCCTTCCCCTTCTTCCTCGGGCTCTACCGCTCGTGGTTCCGCGTGCGGAGCGAGGGACACGCGCACCTGCCGGCAGAGGGTCCCTTGGTGCTCGCCGCCAACCACGGCGGCCTGCTGCCCTTCGACGGGGCGATGGCGGTGATCGACCTGCTCCTCCATGGCGACCCGCCGCGCCTCGCGCGCGCGATCGTGGACCGCTGGGCCGGCTCGCTGCCCTGGGTGAACGTCTTCTTCGCACGCGTCGGACAGGTGGTCGGCACCCACGAGAACCTCGCGCGCCTGCTCGCCGACGGCGAGACGGTGCTGGTGTTCCCGGAAGGCATGGACGGGATCCGCAAGCCGATCACGCAGCGCCACCGCCTGCAGCGCTTCCACGCCGGCTTCGTCGAGCACGCCTTGCGCGCGCGGGCGCCGATCGTGCCGATGGCGATCGTCGGCAGCGACGACCAGGCCCCGGTCCTGTTCGACGTGAAGCCGCTGGCGCGCCTGCTCGGCCTGCCCGTCGCGCCGATCACGCCGACCTTCCCCTGGCTCGGCCCGCTCGGCCTGCTCCCCTACCCGGTGCGCTACCGGATCGCCTACGGCGAGCCGCTGCGCTTCCACGAGCGCTTCGCGCCCGGCGCCGCCGCGGATCCCGCCGTCGTGCGCGCCCTGGCAGGGCAGGTGCGGCGCGCCATCCAGCACCTGATCGACGCGCGCCGATGAAGGCGGTGGTCGTCACGCACGCGGATCTGCCGCTCGGGCGGCGGATCGTGAAGCTCCTCTGGCACGAGCCCGGGATCGGGCGCCTCGTCGCGATCGGCGAGGGACCGCCGCCGCGAGCCTTCGACGCGCTCCGGGCCGGTACCGAGCCGCGGCTCGTCTACGAGCAGCTCGACCACGCCCGACAGCGATCGATCGCGGACTGGTTCCATTCGCGGCGGCTGCGCGAGATCGCGCCGGAGGCGGTGGTGTACGTGCCCCACCACGGAGCGGCGCCGGAGGGTTTGCCGGTGGTGGCGCAGGTGCCCAAGCGCGTCGCGGAGGCGCGCCTCGTGCTCCACCACGCGCTCGAGCTGCGCAGCATCCGCACGCTCGTGGCGCTCGGCAGCGCCTTCGTCTACGAGCTGGCGCCCGGCAACGCGAACCAGCTCTGCGAGGACTCCCCCCTCCGGCTCGATCCTTCCGCGCCGCCCGCGCTGCGCGCCTGGATCGACAGCGACATGCTCTTCCAGGCGGAGATCGGCAGGGCGCATGGCGCCTGGCCCTCCGGTTCATCACCCTCCGGTTCATCGCCGTCCGGTTCATCGCCGTCCGCTTCCTCGGGCCGGGCGCGCCTGCGCGTCGTGCTGCTGCGCGTGCCGACGGTGGTGGCCTCGGGGGGCTACGTGTACCTGCACCCGCTCCTCGAGGGTGCCGCCGGGCCGCGGCCGCGGCCGGCGGGCTTCGACCCGCTGTGCCCGGTGATCGCCGACAAGGACGTGGCACGCGCCGTGGCGGCGGCCCTCGCGAGCGGGGCCTGCGGGGTGTTCCAGGTCGCGGGGCACGAACGCCTGCCGCTCTCGGTCCTGGGCCGCTGGACCGGCCGGCCCACGCTGCCGGTGCCGGGTCCGCTGCTCGGCCTGGCGGCACGCGGCGCGGCGTGGCTCGGCCTCGCCGAGGCGGCTCTCGACGCGCCGCTCGCGCGCCACGGGATGAGCCTCGACGTGCGCCGGGCCGAAACGGGGCTGGGCTTCCGGCCGCGCTATCGGATCGGCCTCGCCCGGGCGGGGGACGGCGCGCTGCGCCTCGAGGCGGTTCCGGCGCCGGCCTGAGGCGCAAGGCCCCGGTGGCCGCTATCCTGCGCCCCCTTTTCGCGAGCCACAGGCGAGCGAAGCGCACCAGCCCGGGAGCCCCACCGTGGAAGTCGACACCTCGCAGTTCCGCAACGGCCTCAAGTTCCTGCTCGACGGCCAGCCCTTCGTCATGACCTTCTTCCAGCACGTGAAGCCGGGCAAGGGCGGCGCCTTCGTGCGTACCAAGGTCAAGA includes the following:
- a CDS encoding alkaline phosphatase family protein, encoding MIRRRWGAAVRTAALVGLAVASGCAGGPGGFTGAPRDEAALPAADRLPRRPERVVLVAIPGLEPAHFLPAPAAAALAPRLAALAGGGVAVEVLHPVFPPAGLPALVSLATGRSPARHGAFALRPLEANGVGAPRPLPASAIEGETLWQAVGRGGGAAAAFDWPGTDGSPVAQSLPDAPAEPGAARDAALVRAACALLTGASPPRLLGLVLAQAGIARAAAPPGSREAEAAVAGADAELGRLVDCLGRAGRLASSALVVTGDHGTLPVHTAVRPNAVLAEVGLITTQGGSVVRWNALARSNGGSAFVYARQEDDALLARRALEEAAGQTGAFHVVSAQEMLARGADPQAWFGIDAAPGWVFEDGAEGARLGPASQRAAGGYAPGEPRMATGLVAWGAGLRPAVRVPELRQIDVAPTLAALLEVPLAGAEGRALAGVLQP
- a CDS encoding lysophospholipid acyltransferase family protein, with protein sequence MSPRPGWQRALGDLGGALLPLAARDLLHEVDDRIRKIPTRLNEFGFDPWGLHPESVRQSILPVLLLYRYWFRVETAGIEQVPPGGVLLIANHAGQLPFDAAMVMTAMLLEADPPRILRSMAEYWVPQLPFVSELAARGGAVAGTPETCREMLDAGEAVLVFPEGVRGMNKLYRDRYRLQRFGTGFLRLALAAQVPIVPIAVVGSEEQQPGLANLRGLGQALGMPAFPITPTFPWLGPLGLLPLPVKYRIYFGEPMHFQGSPTDEDAVIEEQVARVREAIEALFARGLAERRGVFT
- a CDS encoding PD-(D/E)XK nuclease family protein, whose protein sequence is MATVYSHSRLSSFEHCPRQFHYRYVERRAVDTEGIEAFVGKRVHAVLERLNQFVERGLVPPLAKVVGRFRAEWEAHFDPARIRIVRSENPAAAYRENGERCLANHYRRHYPFDRDETLGIEAHLAFPLDEAGSYRIQGFVDRLARAPDGAIEVHDYKTGRWVPSQEQLDADRQLALYQLGVQARYGTDTPVRLVWHYLLRDQVRVSTRTREQLDALRARTIELIDRIESEQAFDPRPGSLCTWCEHNDVCPAMGARKAAAAPAATAAPAAPRQLPLL
- the gloB gene encoding hydroxyacylglutathione hydrolase, which codes for MALRIERIPTLSDNYSYLLLCEESGEAAVVDAPEAEPVVKRADALGARVTRILSTHHHPDHAMANPELAERWKVPVFGHASDAGRLAGFTNGLEEGDTVPVGRHHARVLFIPAHTRGHIAYVFDQARAAFTGDTMFAGGCGRLFEGTPEMMFASLQKLGALPDDTRIFCGHEYTESNLVFAAHLEPDNAAVREKLARVRALRARRAADWHDATPGEMTIPSTIGEERATNPFLRAADAAELGRRRALKDSFRG
- a CDS encoding SDR family oxidoreductase, with translation MGLAPGWCLILGASSGFGAAAARAFARAGLDVAGVHLDRRATLPLAAAVRADVEAAGRRALWFNVNAADPARRAEVIGALAEERCGGPGVRVLLHSLAFGTLRPLIAKDAAGVVSAQQMAMTLEVMATSLVDWTQALVGAELLERGARVFAMTSEGSSRAWPSYGPVSVAKAALEAAVRQLAIELAPFEACANAIQAGVTDTPAVRKIPGSERMLELSRVRNPRGRLTQPEDVAGALVALAEPGCGWVTGNVIRVDGGEAIAG
- a CDS encoding DUF1232 domain-containing protein; the encoded protein is MSDRHVTIDLNPRERRFYDRVREALVAPHPGGRSGVRDVLLLLPDLTVLLFRLLRDPRVPPGGKAIALFGVGYVLSPVDLLPEALFGPLGLLDDLLIVAATLSRVLNYVHPDVVRSHWSGQGDALDAIQRASGWAEGQVRGLLRRVLPKALRP
- a CDS encoding thioesterase family protein; translated protein: MARPVLLAPAGAASSTLEHRVAFYETDAMGVVHHSNYVRFLELARVVWMDEHDRPYREYAAQGLHFATTAVELRYHRSAGFDDLLAVTTWMEWLRRASLRMAYEIRRAGTLVASGATEHAMVDLEGRPRGIPPERRAVLLTRIGAAPRS